One Lucilia cuprina isolate Lc7/37 chromosome 4, ASM2204524v1, whole genome shotgun sequence DNA segment encodes these proteins:
- the LOC111681574 gene encoding uncharacterized protein LOC111681574, protein ILYVIDMFGVFPFVTLPALLVELGFFGIPLVISVVVLQIYTSFLLSECWTMAQSLDSSISNKSRYPYAAIANLAYGPYASFLVTILLNVSIFANGIPNIVMASQNLELVGDRMSNGQFIFSFCYWAIIVGIFLCPMAWLGSPKNMRGLAIFSAIVMILIVILLWFCLFTASPIGRPFEGVSFDLPPFLTILSGYSILAFQFDIHPMLLTLQIDMRKKNKVGWASFCGIASK, encoded by the exons ATTTTATATGTAATCGATATGTTTGGTGTatttccgtttgtaacacttcCGGCTCTACTCGTTGAATTGGGTTTTTTTGGTATACCTTTGGTCATTTCAGTCGTAGTCTTACAAATATATACTTCATTTTTATTAAGCGAATGTTGGACCATGGCCCAGTCATTGGATTCGTCTATAAGCAATAAAAGCAG ATATCCTTATGCTGCTATAGCTAATTTGGCCTATGGTCCCTATGCTAGTTTTTTGGTTACCATTCTCTTGAATGTTAGCATATTTGCCAATGGCATACCAAATATCGTTATGGCTTCTCAAAACTTGGAATTAGTAGGAGATCGCATGAGTAATggacaatttatattttctttttgctatTGGGCCATTATAGTGGGTATATTTCTATGTCCTATGGCCTGGTTAGGTAGTCCAAAAAATATGAG AGGTTTGGCTATTTTCTCAGCTATTGTAATGATTTTAATAGTCATTTTATTgtggttttgtttatttacggCTTCTCCGATTGGCAGACCCTTTGAAGGCGTTAGTTTTG ATCTGCCGccatttttaactattttgagTGGATACAGCATTTTAGCTTTTCAATTTGATATCCATCCCATGTTGTTGACACTGCAAATTGATATgcgcaaaaaaaataaagttggaTGGGCTTCCTTTTGTGGTATTGCCAgtaagtaa